Proteins encoded by one window of Gouania willdenowi chromosome 4, fGouWil2.1, whole genome shotgun sequence:
- the LOC114462591 gene encoding AP-1 complex subunit sigma-2 isoform X3: MQFMLLFSRQGKLRLQKWYVPLCDKEKKKITRELLQTVLARKPKMCSFLEWRDLKVVYKRYASLYFCCAIENQDNELITLEIIHRYVELLDKYFGSVCELDIIFNFEKAYFILDEFLLGGEAQETSKKNVLKAIEQADLLQEPRHEYFNVPVY, encoded by the exons ATGCAGTTCATGCTCCTGTTCAGTCGGCAGGGAAAGCTCAGGCTGCAGAAGTGGTATGTGCCTTTGTGTgataaagagaaaaagaagatcACCAGAGAACTGCTACAGACCGTTTTGGCCCGAAAACccaaaatgtgcagctttctgGAATGGAGGGATCTCAAGGTTGTGTACAAGAG ATATGCCAGTTTGTATTTCTGCTGTGCCATCGAGAACCAGGACAACGAGCTCATCACTCTGGAGATCATCCACAGATACGTGGAGCTGCTCGATAAATACTTTGGCAGT GTTTGTGAGCTGGACattattttcaactttgagAAGGCTTACTTCATTCTGGATGAGTTCCTGCTGGGTGGAGAAGCTCAGGAGACGTCCAAAAAGAACGTGCTGAAGGCCATTGAGCAGGCCGACCTGCTACAAGAG
- the LOC114462591 gene encoding AP-1 complex subunit sigma-2 isoform X2 has product MQFMLLFSRQGKLRLQKWYVPLCDKEKKKITRELLQTVLARKPKMCSFLEWRDLKVVYKRYASLYFCCAIENQDNELITLEIIHRYVELLDKYFGSVCELDIIFNFEKAYFILDEFLLGGEAQETSKKNVLKAIEQADLLQESQSEDWGSLPNEEIL; this is encoded by the exons ATGCAGTTCATGCTCCTGTTCAGTCGGCAGGGAAAGCTCAGGCTGCAGAAGTGGTATGTGCCTTTGTGTgataaagagaaaaagaagatcACCAGAGAACTGCTACAGACCGTTTTGGCCCGAAAACccaaaatgtgcagctttctgGAATGGAGGGATCTCAAGGTTGTGTACAAGAG ATATGCCAGTTTGTATTTCTGCTGTGCCATCGAGAACCAGGACAACGAGCTCATCACTCTGGAGATCATCCACAGATACGTGGAGCTGCTCGATAAATACTTTGGCAGT GTTTGTGAGCTGGACattattttcaactttgagAAGGCTTACTTCATTCTGGATGAGTTCCTGCTGGGTGGAGAAGCTCAGGAGACGTCCAAAAAGAACGTGCTGAAGGCCATTGAGCAGGCCGACCTGCTACAAGAG AGCCAGAGTGAAGACTGGGGGAGTTTGCCAAATGAGGAAATCTTGTAA
- the LOC114462200 gene encoding retinoschisin-like: MMVNSQEEEEVIQEEVLQSDQQLKEKWTQNFKACTCECESPDSPTRIPATIIPPQSSPAPSLLPRGHPGNCMPECPYHRALGFESGSVSSDQISCSNQDQSNGWYSSWMPNKARLNNQGFGCAWLSKFNDLHQWLQIDLKEVNVVSGILTQGRCDSDEWITKYSIQYRTVETLNWVYYKDQTGNNRVFYGNSDRSSTVQNLLRPPIVTRYIRLLPLGWHTRIAIRMELLMCMNKCT, encoded by the exons ATGATGGTCAACTCACAAGAG gaggaggaggtgatCCAGGAAGAGGTGTTACAGTCGGACCAGCAGCTGAAGGAGAAATGGACTCAAAATTTCAAAGCCTGCACTTGTGAATGTGAATCCCCCGATTCGCCAACACGCATCCCTGCCACCATCATCCCCCCACAGAGCTCACCGGCCCCCTCTCTCCTGCCCAGGGGTCATCCTGGGAACTGCATGCCAG AATGTCCTTACCACAGAGCTCTAGGCTTTGAGTCTGGATCTGTGAGCTCAGACCAGATTAGCTGCTCCAACCAGGACCAGTCCAATGGTTGGTACTCGTCCTGGATGCCCAACAAAGCTCGCCTCAACAACCAAGGCTTTGG GTGTGCGTGGCTGTCCAAGTTCAATGACCTGCATCAGTGGCTCCAGATTGATCTGAAGGAGGTGAATGTGGTCTCCGGTATTCTGACTCAGGGCCGCTGTGATTCAGATGAGTGGATTACCAAGTACAGCATCCAGTATCGGACTGTGGAGACTCTCAACTGGGTTTACTACAAAGACCAGACGGGAAACAACCGA GTCTTCTACGGGAACTCTGATCGATCTTCCACAGTTCAAAACTTGTTGCGCCCCCCAATAGTGACCCGTTACATCCGCCTGCTGCCACTGGGCTGGCACACTCGAATTGCAATCAGAATGGAGCTGCTGATGTGCATGAACAAGTGCACCTGA